Genomic segment of Schistocerca piceifrons isolate TAMUIC-IGC-003096 chromosome 1, iqSchPice1.1, whole genome shotgun sequence:
AAGACGTGGCTCAGAAGCACTATGGGAGAAGAAAGGCTCACAGGATTGTGCCTGATGAGCGTACACCGcaattatgtaaaagaaaattgcGAGATGTTAGAGAAGAAAGTAATTGAGAAATTTTCGGCAAATCCTAGaagattattactgaattaaaaagttgtatttttaaacaagtgcattcttatatttaaaatgtttattgaaagagttcgagtctcggtcggacacacagttttaatctgccaagaagtttcatataagcgcacactccgctgcagactgaaaatctcattctagtttttcactagtttacttttttatttaataagaaatgctgcacgttttctcggattgtacaagtgcattcttgtatttaaaatgtttattaaaagcagtttttcactggtttactgttttacttaataagaagtgctgtatgttgtctcgagtctttgtttcctgagactagtatgacctgcctccccccctcccccctctaccaccatagttcagatcctgggtacgcccttggcaAGTATTGCAAACTACGGTCAGCATAGCCACAATAATGAAATCGATGAAGCAACTGCAATCTTGCTGTAAGCTGAAATCGAGAGCCCATAGAAAACGTGGTTGCAAAGCGGGGGAGGGGGTTTCGAGgtctgaagtatttttaatattctgcAAGACGGATGGCGAGTtgcaagtagccataaaaaagtttcagttccgACCTCGTTAAAAATCTGCGTAATaaggacttttaaatcattttgttgAAAGAAAACCACATGAATACACATTTTTTCatttccttgccccccccccccttccctttcctttccgtgGCTATGAGCGCGCTTGATCAACAAAATATCTCCCAGTTCTGTATTAATTAGGTCACATTATCATTGGAGAATAAACGATTACATTGAGTTACGTTCAAACCCCCGTCGAAGATCCTAGTCTCTCGTAATCACTCCAACAGAACAGTCTCATTATTTTTATAAGTGCACGCTGGAAATACACACATGCCCTTGTCAAGAACCCAAATATTAactcgtttcttcaaataaaaaaaactcgtaACAAATGCAAACAAACAAAGCAGTGTGTGTTACGCGAAAAAAAAGTAGCTACAAAAGGGGGGAAGCAACCGTGAAATCATTGTAGTGCATACTCGGAATTCGTGAAACAAATTTCACCTCTATAAGAAGAGCACGTCGCAGCGAAAAATTTAATACAAGCTTTCCAAATTTCAGCCTACACCTGACTGGAAGTGACCATTTCACAAATACTAATGTACTGTAATGTTGTTTCAGATGAATAAAAATAAGTTGGTGGAATCTAAGAGTGTCATTTATGGCTGTACTCTTACTGAAATGTTATGTATAAAACTCATGGAGCCATTGATAAACTAATCAAGAGGCTCAGTTCATGCCTTTTTCCATCTGCAAATATCTCTCATTGTGCAAAGTCAAGAACAGGGGCGCTGACTTAATCTGCAGACTTTCCCTCTCTTCAGTCCTTAAACTAAGTAACGTATCCATTCAGCAAACGTAATCAATACACATGTTGGGTACAGCGAATAACAAAAGCTTGCAGAGACATTGGCTGAGACCAACCTACTGGATCTCCTTCACCCTCCGTAACCTCTCTTTACTTATTGCTTGTAACACAACAGCACCACTATTGGTAACCTTTGGTAAAGAATCACCACCTTTGCACCAGATAATAAACATATCCACCTGCTTAAAACTTGGCCCATTCCTTGATATTCGAGGCAGTTGTAGATGTATAAACTTTCTGAGGAATTCCTGCTGATTAAATAAATTCAGAAGGCTTCCAAAAGCACTAGTGAACAGCTGCTCGTACCATTAAAGGTCAGACCCTACCTTGCCTAAGTAATGTTCTATGCTGCATAAACAGAAAACTGAACAAAACATGTTTCAATACAAGTAATAAAAAAGGAATTGTATCTAATATGGTAATGAGGGCTATATATTTTGCTTATGCTCACTTAATGAAATGTGTTGTAGTATTATGAGAAAACTGTGGAGCTAGTTTGAAATCACTTAGAccatagaagaaaataattaaactAGTGGAAGGGATATACCAAGGATTGTCAAGCAGAAAtctatttataaaaattaaaattctacCACATTCATGTATTTACATAAATGTAATTATTGTAGAAGGAAAAAGAAACAGTATAACCCCCTGTATCACCTGTAATCAATCTTTATACAGTAACCATACATGACAAATAAATGATGCAGAGGTACATTGGACAAGGTCCTGCACTATTACAGAAAGGCATCCCCCATCCTAGCATCAGACTGTATAATGCATTACTCagatacataaaaataataaagtacAGGAACAATTCGAAACTCGTGGTCAAGCATTGCTCCTCTAGGGTACAGTAAGggaatatctagaaaaacaaaactgtagCACCAATAAGGTTTGTATTTATAAGGTGTGCACATTTCTTCTTGAAAATGTGTGTAACACTTCAAGAGGTCTGCATAGTAGTAGGAATGGTCCAACACCTTTTGTACATTCTGCAGTTCTGGATACACaggatcaataaataaataaacatactcTCTCTAAGATTCGAGACTACGACTTGGAAAGCTGTCACAATCATTGTGGTTAGTACACTGATGAGAACTTCCAGTCTTCAGAGTTGTATCAAGCTACTAGACTGTACACTCTTATCAGTACTGGAAATCGGAGTATATCTCAGCACTGCCTGCTTGCAGGACAGTCTGGGTTGGTATTAAGGCTCAAAATTCTGAGCTCCTAACACTCAGTCTAGTCTTACTCTTTGGCAGTAGTTCTGGATAAAAACTATGATTCTGTACTCTTGCACAAATACATTTGTGGCTACTGACTAGAATTCTGTACTCCTGTGTAAGGGTATTAAACAGGTTTCCTGCAAGTATGAGGAAATAAATTTGTAGTCcctggaaataaaaaagaaaatgaaaagagtGTCTCTGTCTCTTTACATACCGTCTGATTATCTAGATTCAAATACCCAAAAGCTCTACTAGCAACATGACAAGCAGCAAATCTACCCTTACAGTGTGTTGACAAAGAATTCATCCTCTAAATTTTTTGTTCGTTTACAGATTACCAACGCACaaacaaaataaagtaatttaattGTAAACTTTAACTACTATCACTTCTCTATAGCTTCTTTCATGAAGGTTTTTACATAATATAATCAAATAAACCTCTCAATTCTGTGattatctcccccctccccccccccccaaataaaaaaaaaataattgtgtgtGTTCATATCCCATTTAAAATAATGCTGTTCACAAAAACATCTTACCTGTAGTGCAGTTAATGAAGAATAGGCTAATACAACATTATCTTTGTCCCTTGTGTTTCTGAAGTGAATGCTgcagcacctcccccccccccccccctttgtttcATATTATTTACAAGCAATgaggaagtgtcacaggaatttttagaTTCTATCACCTGCTGTAATAATTTCATATGTTGCATTGGTAATCTGGTTTATTGTAAAGTAGCATTTATAGACTGTAAATCCAATAAATTTCTTATATGCTCAGCTGATGTAATCACTTAGTTGTCATGTGACGTGCTTGGAACAATACAAGACTTAGTGCCTGTACGACAGAATTGTATGCTAGTAAAAAAAACATATCTGCCTCTGGTCCACCCAAGAACACACCACCACTTGATGAAATGTTTTTATAAACAATTACTTGTCTGTTACTGGACTGACTTCAGTGTTGACCACACCTTTTAGCCTACCACTGAagttaaaagagaaagaaaatatggaGGCTCGTCAGTTTACAGCTTCACCACACACACAGCACATGAAGTTATGACATTTCAGTCTAACATACAGTTGCTTTCTATATTAATGACACAGCTGTTATTTTTCTCTTAGCACAGATGGCAAGTCATAAAGCTACCACTATAAGTTGGCAAATGCCCTGTACGTACATTCTTTCAACACAACCTACCCCCTACACATGTGCTCCTTAACATCATAAATTAGTGTGATTCAGTAATTTGACAAAATATGCATCTAATGTGGATATTAATTTGACAGCACACAGGTAAAGTAGACAAGTGTTACTATATTCTTACTCCTTGTCCCACACTAAAGGAAAGATCGTAATTCATTCCAGATCACGGCTTAAGACTACAGATGGTAGCTGCACTAAATCAATTCACTGAACGGGTGTTGTCTACATGTCATTCCAGTGTAGttattatttttgatgtatatttaatAGAGTACATTTCAAATGTAGTTTTATGTAAAAAGGTTTTCTTTGCAAGACAAAAATGTATTTTGGAATGCACAAATTACCTCAGTGCCACCACAAAATGGACGAGCCACTACAAATAAGGCAGGATGAACACTAAATAATCAGCAACAAGGGCTTGCTCAAAGGCTAAAACACGTGCACACCCACAAGAGGACAGCTCGTTCTATTAGTCAACTGTTCTACAATGCAACTAGTAGCCCTTAGttttattttgaaacattttaaatCTGTAGCAGTTACTGTACAGCCACTCCCAGTGCAAAATCAAAGACTAAATTGTGTGTGGCAAAAAGCAATATTTGTAATCATAAGAGAAATTATTTGCTTGTATTCAGCTTCAGCTGGCCTCTGTGTCTCATGTACTTTCCACATATAAAAAATTAACTGTAGAGCTAAATTCATTCATGtccaaggactcaagaaaatataaacATCACACAAGCCAGCCAATATACTTTTTCTTCATCAACTATTGTGCACTAGCATTGTCTATAATTACACCTTACTACTTGATACTCATAATTAAAGCCATTTTAACTACATACTTTAAATGACACCAAAAACCATCCAATTTCACACActtattgtatttttaattttattctcaaaAAGTCAACAGCCACCTACAACATTTTACTTGTTTCTCCAAGTATTGTTTTCCTTTTATCAACAGCTGTTGGTGCAACGTAGGCCATAAGAAACAAAAATTGTGAAGTTTATACTTGTTACTTTTGCCAGGGAAGTATGTGGAAGGAGCACGTCCATGACAGaaataaaaatcgaaaattttatcttttacatATTATATAGAAATTTATTAGACAAATAAATCTCTTTGAAATGCATTGTGCAGTTCTTGTACAATGAACACGAGGAgaacaaacaaaaatatgtacaacacTCAAGAACATTTTTAACGAATTGTTCTTAACGAGAACAAGACAGCAAAAAATAAATAGAAGCAAATCGAGTTTGTAACCATAAAAACTTGAGATTTGTTGCACCAGATTTTAGGCACTAGACATGAGCAGTTATGACATAAGGCAAtgttccatttttttctttgaattttaaaaatgaaagtatgCTAATGAGTATCCAGACCAACTGGAAGTACATTGTTTTCCCGATCACTGCAGTTATTTCAGAATAAATTACACGACCATGAAAACATGATATTAAGTAGATATCCGTGAACATATGGCACATTAATGATAATTTTGAGGACTGCAGCTGAAGCATTTATGAAAAGTAGCTTTTGACAGaaggaagaatatgctgttacaAGATCACTATGTATTACGCAGATGCCCTGCATCTAACTTTTCCCTGAAAAATTGCTTTGTACATTTGTTTGGAAAGCACGAGCAAGACTGCAGGAAAGGAACAGAAGTAGTTTATGTTTAAACTTATATTTGATAGAACTAAAAATTTGGAATTTCCTAAACCCGTCATTGCTCACAGTACATTTGCAAAACACAGCACATCCGTCACATAAACGCCCACAtccatccattcattcattcattatacAATTAGCTGGGAAAAAAATCCAGCAAATACTTTCGTACACCATCTGCAGTTTGGTTACTTACAATCGTACATTCTCTCATACAGTCTGTGTACAATACTTCCGAATACCTGTGTCAAGTATTCCAATCATTGCACTGAGCAAACTTTGTGCACTGAACATGACATTGGATATGCAGAAAGCGATAAGTCTTATCACATGAGAATAATTTTAATACCACGGCTTTTCTCTGAATGGAAGTGAACCTGATGGTATAAGGACTTTGGTTTAATGGCTTCAGCCAGCAAGAAGTATCACACGGCACCACCGACGTCATTCTGGTAACGAGTTGTAAGGTAGTTAGCAGCTTCTGTCATCTGCTCGAGGGAACGATATAAGCCGTGCAAATGTCGGCGGAAGTTTGCGGCGACTTCTTGGGAGACGTCTGCTGCTTGCGAATCTTCAATCCCGGAATCGTTTTCGTTTCCATTTTCCGAGTCTGTATCAGATATAGAATTTGAGGAATTTGTAGAAGTCATAGAAGCTGTAGATGGTCTCCGTGCGTGCCCCTTAGTAGCTGATGACACTGATGTTGATGACGGCACAGTGATCATCCCCTGGTCCGGCACATCTTCGCTTTGCCCCCACAGTAATTCTCTCTTTACTGAATTAACTGTAGTGTACAGATTGTAAAGATCGGTGTTCGCCATATCGCGGATGCTCCTCTTGCCCTTTTGATGTTTTTTGGTGTCTACTTCCACAGTATCTCCAGCATCACCAACTTTCAGATCCATTAGTCTGCAGGGAACTAAGATCGTCTCTTCCATTTCTCCCACGGCTTTAACAAATTTTTCTATCACGTTCATTATGCTCTGATTGGAAAATGGAGCGTCTTCGTGGCGTCCAATCCTTCTAAGGCAGCTtctacaaaattgaaaaaaaagaaggcACTTAACACTTGTCCATCAAGCAATACCGTAAGACGCGAAAGTTAAAAGcgctaaaataatttaaatattcacTCTAATGCATTGCAGCTTTAATCAAGTTTTCGTGGGGGGTCAGAGAAACTGTATTAAACAATCGCAAGGCAAGGGAAAGCATCCCGTAacgtataataaaattaaaaacttcaACGCAAGAGAAATTTACAAGTCAGAAATGCGACTATTTAATTATAAAGGACTTACCGGTTATCCA
This window contains:
- the LOC124799181 gene encoding mid1-interacting protein 1-like; this translates as MLLSDSLTSCCDTISLPMDNRSCLRRIGRHEDAPFSNQSIMNVIEKFVKAVGEMEETILVPCRLMDLKVGDAGDTVEVDTKKHQKGKRSIRDMANTDLYNLYTTVNSVKRELLWGQSEDVPDQGMITVPSSTSVSSATKGHARRPSTASMTSTNSSNSISDTDSENGNENDSGIEDSQAADVSQEVAANFRRHLHGLYRSLEQMTEAANYLTTRYQNDVGGAV